One part of the Pseudoliparis swirei isolate HS2019 ecotype Mariana Trench chromosome 6, NWPU_hadal_v1, whole genome shotgun sequence genome encodes these proteins:
- the syt19 gene encoding synaptotagmin-2, with the protein MDYPAPEWLQSNAGELRMPFSDPVKYCILGVSVALLLLALSILAWQIIRCCTETHTAVPRHGAAISDPLHSVEKTRTVGNCSGAPSTRTENVNAEVRWLSRYLSQASVPFSGSSKADGGSGEQADIKKVDGSLRFSIYYDQPQSQLVVTILQVEGLLVPGQMCSLQPFVKLRVMGASFEEVEVAHRTNEEGDRTAPVLWTVLQEWRTRIVKGSCNPLFGDQFSCIMQELHHINLRMEVRHFDKFSRHTVLGEVRVPLGQLNISYPLELQEDLKTPQKDLVGEVLLSLKFLPTSQRLEIGLLQVKTVLTETGSDAALYARISVQRNQCKLRYQKTCAVACSLVTVFNEVLMFSLPEFPLEQCKIEVSVYETCATRKSPKRLIGQLTLGKEKSSEDEHWSSMMRSVRQPIAKWHGLLI; encoded by the exons ATGGACTATCCGGCCCCCGAGTGGCTGCAGTCGAATGCTGGAGAGCTGAGAATGCCGTTCTCGGACCCGGTCAAGTACTGCATCCTGGGCGTCTCGGTCGCTCTTCTTCTGCTGGCGCTCAGCATCTTGGCGTGGCAGATCATCAGGTGCTGCACGGAGACGCACACTGCGGTCCCCCGGCACGGTGCTG CCATCAGTGATCCCCTGCACTCGGTTGAAAAGACAAGAACAGTTGGAAACTGCTCAGGAGCTCCAAGTACGAGG ACGGAGAACGTCAACGCAGAGGTCCGCTGGCTGAGTCGCTATCTGTCCCAGGCCTCGGTTCCCTTCTCGGGATCCAGTAAGGCGGACGGAGGCTCGGGGGAGCAGGCCGACATTAAAAAG GTCGACGGATCGCTACGTTTTTCCATCTATTATGACCAACCGCAGTCCCAGCTGGTGGTCACCATCCTGCAGGTGGAGGGGCTTCTGGTGCCCGGCCAGATGTGCAGCCTGCAGCCATTTGTTAAGCTGAGAGTCATGGGGGCAAGTTttgaggaagtggaagtggcCCACCGCACGAACGAGGAG GGCGATCGGACTGCGCCCGTCTTGTGGACAGTGCTGCAGGAGTGGCGGACTCGCATCGTAAAAGGCAGTTGTAACCCTTTATTTGGAGACCAGTTCAGCTGCATTATGCAAGAGCTTCATCACATCAACCTCAGGATGGAG GTGAGGCACTTTGATAAATTCTCCAGACACACAGTGTTGGGAGAGGTGAGGGTTCCTCTGGGGCAGCTCAACATCTCCTACCCTCTGGAGCTCCAAGAAGATTTAAAGACACCCCAGAAG GATCTGGTGGGAGAGGTTCTCCTGTCTTTAAAGTTTCTTCCCACCTCTCAGAGGCTTGAAATTGGACTGCTTCAGGTCAAAACGGTCCTCACAGAAACAGGCTCAGACGCAG CTCTGTACGCCAGGATCAGTGTGCAACGCAACCAGTGCAAGTTGAGGTACCAAAAGACCTGCGCGGTGGCCTGCTCTCTGGTCACTGTCTTCAACGAGGTTCTCATGTTCTCCCTGCCGGAGTTTCCTCTGGAGCAGTGTAAAATAGAAGTTTCTGTGTATGAGACTTGCGCGACTAGGAAATCACCCAAACGTCTGATTGGACAGTTGACTTTGGGGAAGGAGAAAAGTTCAGAAGACGAGCATTGGAGCTCAATGATGCGCTCAGTACGCCAGCCAATAGCAAAGTGGCACGGCCTACTGATCTGA